One window of Vicinamibacterales bacterium genomic DNA carries:
- a CDS encoding FkbM family methyltransferase, which produces MSQPAGRSWADLAAAASARWPGADRAVRRWLAALRRRSAAKTPRQQLKHLGRIRRVAAKDGAPYWFLCPNRTVSWRARTFLTKEPETIEWIDTFAAGDVLFDIGANIGLYSIYAASRRIDVVAFEPESQNYALINQNIFLNGLSERIKCLALALSDANGVDYIYLSRFRAGESLHNFGDALDWQRRPFTPSFRQGSVAFSLDRFLEFQPAPFPTHIKIDVDGIEARIIRGAAHTLRDPRLKSLLVEFDGASADDRGAIAEVEAAGFRLLHKKRSPLFNTAKFPELFNYVFVRGSNHPIDAAGDRD; this is translated from the coding sequence ATGAGTCAGCCCGCCGGACGCAGCTGGGCGGATCTAGCGGCGGCCGCGAGTGCCCGGTGGCCTGGCGCGGATCGCGCGGTTCGCCGCTGGCTGGCGGCGCTGCGCCGCCGCTCGGCGGCCAAGACTCCCCGACAGCAGCTGAAACATCTCGGCCGCATCCGCCGGGTCGCCGCGAAAGACGGCGCGCCCTACTGGTTCCTCTGCCCGAACCGGACCGTGTCGTGGCGCGCCCGCACGTTCCTGACGAAGGAACCGGAAACCATCGAGTGGATCGACACGTTCGCGGCCGGTGACGTGCTCTTCGACATCGGCGCGAACATTGGCCTGTACTCGATCTATGCCGCCAGCCGCCGCATCGACGTCGTCGCCTTCGAGCCGGAATCGCAGAACTACGCGCTCATCAATCAGAACATCTTCCTCAACGGGCTGTCCGAGCGGATCAAGTGCCTGGCGCTGGCGTTGTCGGACGCCAACGGCGTCGACTACATCTATCTGTCCCGTTTCCGCGCCGGCGAGTCGCTGCACAACTTCGGTGACGCGCTGGACTGGCAGCGGCGGCCGTTCACACCCTCGTTCCGCCAGGGCAGCGTCGCCTTCTCGCTCGACCGCTTCCTCGAGTTCCAGCCCGCGCCGTTTCCCACCCATATCAAGATCGACGTCGACGGGATCGAGGCGAGGATCATCCGCGGCGCGGCCCATACGCTCAGAGATCCGCGGCTGAAGTCGCTGCTCGTCGAGTTCGACGGCGCGTCGGCCGACGATCGCGGCGCGATCGCCGAGGTCGAGGCGGCCGGATTCCGGCTCCTGCACAAGAAGCGCTCGCCGCTGTTCAACACGGCCAAGTTCCCGGAGCTCTTCAACTACGTGTTCGTGCGCGGGTCGAACCATCCCATAGACGCGGCCGGCGATCGCGACTGA
- a CDS encoding glycosyltransferase family 9 protein, with protein MNILIVRLGSLGDVIHAIPAAAALRRAFATARIDWLVDAPHRDIVELVTTLDRVVVLRGGTLPAWASARRELRAARYDVALDFQGLLKSAVLARASGAARVVGFTRRDLREKTARFFYTASANGEGAHAILKNLRLLQTLGIEDDGIEFPLRPVESAALSALRSTLGGSRVALINPGAAWPNKRWPAGRFGQLAASIRERHALVPVVLWGPGEEELAAAVVAASGGAAVLAPPTSVRDLVAFCRAADLFVAGDTGPLHVATAVGTPTVSLYGPTDPARNGPWSSSDVFVSRADRCGCPIERSCRQARWCLEEITVADVDAAVQRRLAVGETRG; from the coding sequence CCGCCTCGGATCGCTGGGCGACGTCATCCACGCGATTCCGGCGGCGGCGGCTCTGCGAAGGGCGTTCGCGACCGCCCGCATCGACTGGCTCGTCGACGCTCCTCACCGCGACATCGTCGAACTGGTGACAACGCTCGATCGCGTCGTGGTGCTGCGCGGCGGTACGCTGCCCGCCTGGGCGTCGGCGCGGCGCGAGCTTCGCGCGGCGCGCTACGACGTCGCCCTCGATTTTCAAGGCCTGCTGAAATCGGCGGTCCTGGCGCGCGCCTCGGGCGCGGCGCGGGTCGTCGGCTTCACTCGGCGCGACCTCCGCGAGAAGACCGCGCGCTTCTTCTATACCGCGTCGGCGAATGGCGAGGGGGCGCACGCCATCCTGAAGAACCTGCGTCTGCTGCAGACGCTTGGCATCGAGGACGACGGGATCGAGTTCCCGTTGCGGCCTGTCGAGTCCGCCGCGCTCAGTGCGCTCCGCTCCACGCTGGGAGGCTCGCGCGTTGCTCTGATCAATCCCGGAGCCGCGTGGCCGAACAAGCGGTGGCCGGCCGGGCGTTTCGGGCAGCTCGCCGCGTCGATCCGTGAACGGCATGCGCTCGTGCCCGTGGTCCTCTGGGGTCCGGGAGAAGAAGAACTGGCGGCCGCCGTGGTGGCGGCGTCGGGCGGGGCGGCCGTGCTCGCGCCGCCGACGTCGGTCCGCGATCTCGTCGCCTTCTGCCGCGCCGCCGATCTCTTCGTCGCCGGCGACACCGGACCGTTGCACGTCGCGACGGCCGTTGGCACGCCGACCGTCAGCCTCTACGGCCCGACCGACCCGGCGCGCAACGGTCCGTGGTCTTCGAGTGACGTCTTCGTGTCGCGCGCCGATCGGTGCGGCTGTCCGATCGAACGCAGCTGCCGGCAGGCGCGCTGGTGCCTGGAAGAGATCACCGTGGCGGACGTGGACGCTGCCGTGCAGAGGCGCCTGGCGGTGGGAGAGACGCGTGGCTGA
- a CDS encoding methyltransferase produces the protein MADGRAWRRIVAAISRRRVTAGFLIGVLAVWLADPSRGSLTLGAGVATAGEMLRVWAAGHLEKGREITASGPYAITRHPLYLGSAFIAAGMAIASNRLLVVLIIAAYLTITIGAAIWTEEAHLTEKFGHQYPAYREGDLPRVARRFSLTRVIRNREYRAIGGLALVLAVLAWKAAH, from the coding sequence GTGGCTGACGGGAGGGCCTGGCGCCGTATCGTGGCGGCGATTTCGCGGCGGCGCGTCACCGCCGGGTTCCTGATCGGGGTGCTCGCGGTGTGGCTCGCCGACCCGAGCCGCGGATCGCTGACGCTTGGCGCCGGGGTCGCGACGGCGGGAGAAATGCTCCGCGTGTGGGCCGCCGGGCACCTCGAGAAGGGACGCGAAATCACCGCGTCGGGGCCCTACGCGATCACGCGGCATCCGCTGTACCTCGGCTCGGCGTTCATCGCGGCCGGCATGGCGATCGCGTCGAACCGCCTCCTGGTCGTGCTGATCATCGCCGCCTACCTGACGATCACGATCGGCGCGGCGATCTGGACGGAAGAGGCGCACCTGACGGAGAAGTTCGGCCACCAGTATCCGGCGTATCGCGAAGGGGATCTGCCGCGGGTGGCCCGGCGTTTCAGCCTGACGCGCGTGATCCGCAATCGGGAATACCGCGCGATCGGCGGGCTGGCGCTCGTGCTGGCTGTCCTGGCGTGGAAGGCGGCGCATTGA